TACCTGCTGCAACGGCTGTTCCGATGACTCCTGCTACATTTGGCCCCATTGCATGCATTAATAAGAAATTCGTTGGGTCCGCTTCTGCTCCGACTTTTTGTGATACTCTGGCTGCCATTGGCACTGCGGATACTCCTGCAGAACCGATCAGTGGATTGATCTTTCCACCAGATAATTTACACATCAGTTTTCCAAATAAGACTCCTCCTGCGGTTCCTACTGCGAATGCAACCAGTCCTAATAATACGATCTTAAGTGTTGCGATATTTAAGAAGTTTTCTGCACTTGTGGATGCTCCAACAGATGTTCCAAGTAAAATGACAACGATATACATCAAAGCATTGGATGCAGTTTCTGATAACTGTTTGACTACTCCACTTTCACGGAATAAGTTTCCAAGCATTAACATACCAACGAGCGGTGCTGTTGTTGGAAGGATCAGGCAGACAACGATTGTGATAATGATTGGGAACAGTATCTTTTCTGTCTTTGATACTGGACGTAACTGTTCCATCTTGATTTTTCTCTCTTCTTCCGTTGTCAATAATTTCATGATTGGCGGCTGAATGATCGGTACTAGTGACATATAGGAATATGCTGCTACTGCAATCGGTCCCATAAGTCCTGTCTGATGTAACTTTCCTGCAAGGAAAATGGAAGTTGGTCCGTCTGCTCCACCGATGATTGAGATCGCTGCCGCTGCTTTTCCATTAAATCCTAAGAAAATTGCTAAGAAATATGCACTATAGATTCCAAGCTGTGCTGCTGCTCCTAATAAGAAACTCTTTGGATTAGCGATCAGTGGACCAAAGTCTGTCATAGCTCCAACACCAAGGAAGATCAATGATGGAAGAATACTCCATTCATCTAAAGTATAAAAGTAGTGTAATAATCCACCTACACCGTTTGATGTACTTGCTGGATCTGCCATGATATCCGGGTAGATATTAACAAGTAACATTCCAAAT
The sequence above is drawn from the Anaerostipes hadrus ATCC 29173 = JCM 17467 genome and encodes:
- a CDS encoding sodium ion-translocating decarboxylase subunit beta, which translates into the protein MANITHTLSNLIHSTAFFHLTWGNYVMILVALVFLYLAIRHGFEPLLLVPIAFGMLLVNIYPDIMADPASTSNGVGGLLHYFYTLDEWSILPSLIFLGVGAMTDFGPLIANPKSFLLGAAAQLGIYSAYFLAIFLGFNGKAAAAISIIGGADGPTSIFLAGKLHQTGLMGPIAVAAYSYMSLVPIIQPPIMKLLTTEEERKIKMEQLRPVSKTEKILFPIIITIVVCLILPTTAPLVGMLMLGNLFRESGVVKQLSETASNALMYIVVILLGTSVGASTSAENFLNIATLKIVLLGLVAFAVGTAGGVLFGKLMCKLSGGKINPLIGSAGVSAVPMAARVSQKVGAEADPTNFLLMHAMGPNVAGVIGTAVAAGTFMAIFGV